A section of the Flavobacteriales bacterium TMED191 genome encodes:
- a CDS encoding VWA domain-containing protein: protein MTFLNPQFFWLFIFIPLMFLMFYFRNKNIYSSILFPLPVKNIKSIKTRLYPILFLFRLMVVILIIFALARPQTTQVSTDTLKKEGIDIMIAMDVSSSMLAEDFKPNRLEAAKELAVEFIKRRKNDRVGLVIYSGESFTQCPLTTDHDIVINMMNSVQTGLMDDGTAIGLGLANCVNRLKESKVESKIIILLTDGENNSGFIDPVTAASIARQSEIKTYTIGVGSYGTAPYPTKDMFGRSVYVDVPANIDEDMLRVVADTTGGIYFRADNKIELANVYKEIESLQKTEIEEIKYYNVTEKYFLFCVFAFLFFFIEIILNYSYFKRII, encoded by the coding sequence AATCCTCAATTTTTTTGGCTTTTTATATTTATCCCATTGATGTTTTTAATGTTTTATTTTAGAAATAAGAATATATACTCTTCAATTCTCTTTCCACTTCCAGTTAAAAATATTAAAAGTATTAAAACTAGACTGTATCCGATTTTATTTTTATTTCGTTTAATGGTTGTTATATTAATAATTTTTGCATTAGCAAGACCACAAACTACTCAAGTAAGTACCGATACCTTGAAAAAAGAGGGTATTGATATTATGATTGCTATGGATGTTTCTAGTAGTATGTTAGCTGAAGATTTCAAACCTAATAGACTTGAAGCTGCTAAAGAATTAGCTGTAGAATTTATAAAGCGTCGAAAAAATGACAGAGTAGGACTTGTTATTTACTCTGGAGAAAGTTTTACACAATGCCCTTTAACTACTGATCATGACATAGTAATTAATATGATGAATAGTGTGCAGACTGGTTTAATGGATGATGGTACAGCTATTGGGTTAGGTTTAGCTAACTGTGTAAATAGACTAAAAGAGAGTAAGGTGGAAAGTAAAATTATTATTTTACTAACTGATGGTGAAAATAATTCTGGATTTATAGATCCAGTTACAGCTGCTTCTATTGCAAGACAAAGCGAAATTAAAACATATACTATTGGAGTTGGTTCTTATGGTACTGCACCATATCCTACAAAGGATATGTTCGGTAGATCAGTTTATGTCGATGTTCCAGCTAATATTGATGAGGACATGCTGAGGGTTGTGGCTGATACAACTGGAGGAATTTATTTTAGAGCAGATAATAAAATTGAACTTGCTAATGTTTATAAAGAAATCGAGTCGTTGCAAAAAACAGAAATTGAAGAAATAAAATATTATAACGTGACAGAAAAATACTTTTTATTTTGTGTTTTTGCATTTTTGTTTTTCTTCATTGAGATAATATTAAATTACTCATATTTTAAAAGAATTATTTAA
- a CDS encoding VWA domain-containing protein, with protein MDFTQPQLLYLIFLIIPLMILFSSYFIWKKNIISKTFSHNIFLQIAPNYSSGLNIIHFTLKLLAILFLIIALSGPRIGTKIKSIKREGVDVVFVLDVSKSMLVEDVAPNRLLKSLQIVSKSIDNLISDRVGIIVYAGQAYPLMPLSFDYSMAKLLIQTIDTDIVPSQGTDVSSALMLAESFFDQEEKSKILFIISDGEDHEGNYNSEIETLTTNNIIISSINIGTDSGGPIPIRNNGNVNYKKDKNENVIISKSNSKMLSSLASMSKGGFIKTMQTNDAVEFVLDNMTSLDKSFSEEKFYSDYEDQYQWFLGFALFFIIIDFFLTRKKIKFIDKIIKR; from the coding sequence ATGGATTTTACACAGCCTCAATTATTGTATTTAATTTTTTTAATTATTCCATTAATGATACTTTTTAGTAGTTATTTTATTTGGAAAAAAAATATTATTTCGAAAACTTTTAGTCACAATATTTTTCTGCAAATTGCACCTAATTATAGTTCAGGATTAAATATTATTCATTTTACACTTAAATTACTAGCAATTTTATTTTTAATAATTGCTTTATCCGGGCCTAGAATTGGCACAAAAATTAAATCAATTAAAAGAGAAGGGGTAGATGTTGTTTTTGTTTTAGATGTTTCTAAAAGCATGTTGGTGGAAGATGTAGCTCCTAATAGATTATTAAAGTCATTACAAATAGTTTCTAAATCTATTGATAATTTGATTTCGGATAGGGTGGGTATTATTGTTTATGCTGGTCAAGCATATCCTTTGATGCCACTATCTTTTGATTATTCTATGGCAAAATTGCTTATTCAAACTATTGACACAGATATTGTTCCTTCTCAGGGAACGGATGTAAGTAGTGCTTTAATGTTAGCAGAATCTTTTTTTGATCAAGAAGAAAAAAGTAAAATTTTATTTATTATTTCCGATGGTGAGGATCATGAAGGTAATTATAATTCAGAGATTGAAACATTGACTACTAATAATATCATTATTAGTAGTATAAATATTGGAACAGATTCTGGTGGGCCAATACCAATAAGAAATAACGGAAACGTTAATTATAAAAAAGATAAAAATGAGAATGTAATTATTTCAAAATCTAATTCAAAAATGCTTTCTTCATTAGCTTCCATGTCAAAAGGAGGTTTTATAAAAACTATGCAAACCAATGATGCTGTTGAGTTTGTTCTTGATAATATGACTTCCTTAGATAAAAGTTTTTCTGAGGAGAAATTCTACTCTGATTATGAAGATCAGTATC